TCGTGACGCGTGGCGGCGCGACGCTCATCTTCTCGGCGCTGGCGAACGATATGCCCGAGGACACCGATAGCGAGGCGACCGCCGCCGTCGATCGCGCGCTGGTCGCTATCGCCGAGGCGCTTTAGCCGCCGGCGTCAGGATCAGACGCGCGGCGGCGTGCCGTTCGACCGCCGCCTTGCTGAACCACAAGGGCTGCATTTCGCCCGCGATCCACTTGGGATAGAAATCGCGATAGCGGGGCGAGCGCGGATCGGCCGACTGGCCGGGGAGCAACAGAAAGCGGCTATTGTCCCAAGCGCCGACGTCGGCGACGAAGAGATAGCTCGCGCCGTGCGAGACGTCGAAGCCGCGCTTGGCGTTAAAACCGCGCGCCATCGGCGTATTCCAGTCGCCGCCCGAACGGCCGCCCTCGATCTTCGGGAAGGCGGCAGCGATCGCCGGGTTCGACGACGCCAGCGGATGCGCGATCGTCACGCGGTGCAGGTCGCCCCAGCGCCAGTCCGCGGGATCGGGGCCGGCCAGTTCGACCGCGCGCTTCCAGCCCGCCGCCAGCGCGCCATCGATCATCGCATCGCGCGCGCCCACTGGATCGTCGCCGAGCCGCTTGTCGGGCGAGCCCAGGATCCGCAGCATTTCGGACAGGTTGACCGAGGGGATCAGGTCGCGCGCAGCCGCAGGAACGATCCGCTCGTAAAAGGCCGTCGACAGCGATGCCATGACCATTTCATAGAGCAGGGTCGCAGCGCTATCGGCCTCGATCCCGCAATTCCAGCGGCGGAGGAGCGCCGCGGCGCCGGCGGCTTCGGGCGACGGCGCGGCCGGAAGCAGCTTGACGATCGCGCGTGCGGGAAGCGACTGGACATCGTGCTGAAGCGCGATGCTGTCCTCGACCCGGTGTTTCGGCTGGGAACGCAAGACCTCGGCGCAGCGATCGTAGCGAAAGGGGTCGCTCCAGCTGAAGCTGATAATCCGTTCGCGATAGGGATAATCGGCCGGCAGGTTCATCTGGTTCGCCGACGCGAACCAGCCTTCGCGCGGATTATAGACGTGGGGCATATCCTCGACGGGCAGGATACCCGTCCAGTCGAACGACCCGTCGCCGGGCGCCGGAAACAGCCCGTCGTGCCGCGGGCGGCGCGGTACAAAACCGATCGTCTGCCAGCCAGTGTTGCCGTCGATATCGGCATAATGGAAATTGGTCGGCGAAACGTGGAGCTTGAACGCCTTGCGGAGCGACGCCCAGTCCTTTGACAGGTTGATCGCGATGATCGCGAACCGCATGTTCGCACCTGGCAGCATGTTGACGGTCGCCAAGGCGACAGCGCGTTCGCGTGCCGTATCCTCGGACACGACCGGGCGGCCGTCCGCATAGCGCAGGATCACGCTCTCGGCCGGCGCACCCTTGACGGCGATCTCCTCCTCGACCGTCTCGAACGCTTTCCATTCGCCCTTGTGCCAATAGCGGCCGGGATCATCCTTTTTGGTGCGGAGGATGAAGAGGTCGGTCTGATCGATGTGGAAATTGGTGCGGCCGAAGGCGAAGCGGTCGGTATGGCCCTGCATGATGCCGGGCAGTCCCGGCGCGCCCGCGCCGATGACGTCGAGCCCCGGCGCGGTCAGGTGGATCATGTGCCGCGGGCTCGACCCGCCGATGCCGAGATGCGGGTCGTTGGCGAGAATCGGCCGCCCGGTCGCGCTGCGCGACGGTGCGACAGTCCATGCGTTGCTGCCGAGTGCGAAGCGCTCGGCACTGCGCTCGGCGGGGTCGAGCTGCGTTTCCTGGATCGGCGCGAAGCTCGCAGGCCGGTTGGCAGGGTCAAGGATACCGAGATCGGTTTCGTTCACCGCCGCGACGTCGAGCCCTTCGGGGATGGTGAAGGACCAGGCGGGGCGCAGCGGCATCATGAGCTGGTCGGCGTCGAGCAGGCCGCGCGCCTGAAGCTGTGCGCGGCGAACCTCGTCGTCGGCATCGCCCGTGCTGATGCCGCGATCCCGCACGAGATCGCGCACATCCCAGCGCAGCGGGCTCATCCCGAGGATGCCATATTCCAGCGGCAATTGTGTCGGATCGGCTGCGAGTTCGTCGATGCGGGCGTTGACGCCGGCGACATAGCCGCGCGCGCATTCGAGGACGTCGGGCGGCAGCGCCGCGAGTTCGGCGTCGATGTCGCCGCGATAAAGGAACAGTCGCGCCGCCTTGTCCGCCGCGATAAATCGTGGGCCGAAAGCTTCGGCCATCCGCCCCATGTCGCGGCGGTGATCCATATCGATCTGGAAGAGCCGGTCGCGCGCGACCAGATAGCCCTGTCCGAAAAAGGCGTCGTGCAACGAAGCGGCGCGGACGTGCGGCACGCCCAACTCGTCCTCGATCACCTCGATCGGTGCCCGCGCGCCCGACAGCCGGACCGGCCGCGCTGTGCCCATCCCTCCCGTCACTTTGGGTTTTGCCATCAGGCTGGCCGGCATCGCGACGAAGGCGGCGGAAGCCAGCAGGAACGCACGGCGCTGGATCAACAGGAGCCCTCCAACATCGAAAAAGGCACAACGAACGCCGACCCTATCGCACCTTGCCGCTGCGCGGCCATAACAAGCGGGTCACGCCCTATAACTGCAAGCTATCGAGCATTCCCGCAGAGGCTGCAGCAGCGCCATTCCTTGAGGTTATATATCCATATATTCAAGTTATTAGGGTAGTTGTTGACCTGCCGAAAGCACCCTGTAACCTCACCGTCACCAAACCGACTTGGGCTGGCCTTGTGCGTGGCGGCCGCGGGTACGGTACGGCGCTTATCATGAATAAAAAAGGCGGAGCAAATCATCCGCCAGATGGTCAGGTGGGACATTAGGCAAGCCGAGCCGGCGACAGGCCGGAACGCGCCTCGGGGCGTGCGGCTCGGGCAACAGGGGACTGCTGATATGCGTGATATGGAACATGTTCGTGGGCCGCTGGGCCGTTTCGGGGCGGCGATGACCGCGCTGGCGCTCGTGCAGGCCGCACCAGCCCTGGCGCAGGAGGAAGCCTCAGCCGCCGACAGCACCGAAGCGGCGCTGTCCGACCAGATCATCGTCACCGGTTCGCGCGTCGCACGCGACGGCTTCCAGGCCCCGACCCCGCTCGTCGTTCTGTCGCAACAGGACATCCAGAACACCTCGCCGTCGAACAATATCGCCGATTTCGTCAACCAGCTTCCGCAACTCGCCGGTTCGACGCGGCCCGCCAACTCGCGCCTCAATATTTCCAATGGCTCGGCGGGCATCAACGCGCTCAACATGCGCAACCTCGGCGAAAGCCGCGTACTCGTTCTCGTCGACGGCCGCCGTTCGGTCGGTTCCACGATTTTCGGCTGGGTTGACATCAACACCATCCCGCAGGCGTTGGTCGATCGGGTCGAGGTGGTCACCGGGGGCGCATCGTCGGCCTATGGTTCCGACGCTGTCACAGGCGTTGTCAATTTCGTCCTCAACAAAAGGCTGGAAGGTCTCCGCATCACCGGTGACATCGGTCTCACCGACAAGGGCGACGGGTTCAACTATTCGGGTAGCGTGGCGGGCGGCCTGTCGTTCGCCGACGGGCGCGGCCACGCCGTCTTCAACGCCGAGATCGCGCACCAGGATGGCATCTACGAGATTGATCCGAACGACCGGCCGTGGAACCACCGCGGCTATCTGGCCTTCGCAAACCCCGCCTATACCGCCACCAATGGCCAACCGGCGTTTATCACCTTTCGCGAGAATGCCGGC
This DNA window, taken from Sphingopyxis sp. PAMC25046, encodes the following:
- a CDS encoding penicillin acylase family protein, coding for MIQRRAFLLASAAFVAMPASLMAKPKVTGGMGTARPVRLSGARAPIEVIEDELGVPHVRAASLHDAFFGQGYLVARDRLFQIDMDHRRDMGRMAEAFGPRFIAADKAARLFLYRGDIDAELAALPPDVLECARGYVAGVNARIDELAADPTQLPLEYGILGMSPLRWDVRDLVRDRGISTGDADDEVRRAQLQARGLLDADQLMMPLRPAWSFTIPEGLDVAAVNETDLGILDPANRPASFAPIQETQLDPAERSAERFALGSNAWTVAPSRSATGRPILANDPHLGIGGSSPRHMIHLTAPGLDVIGAGAPGLPGIMQGHTDRFAFGRTNFHIDQTDLFILRTKKDDPGRYWHKGEWKAFETVEEEIAVKGAPAESVILRYADGRPVVSEDTARERAVALATVNMLPGANMRFAIIAINLSKDWASLRKAFKLHVSPTNFHYADIDGNTGWQTIGFVPRRPRHDGLFPAPGDGSFDWTGILPVEDMPHVYNPREGWFASANQMNLPADYPYRERIISFSWSDPFRYDRCAEVLRSQPKHRVEDSIALQHDVQSLPARAIVKLLPAAPSPEAAGAAALLRRWNCGIEADSAATLLYEMVMASLSTAFYERIVPAAARDLIPSVNLSEMLRILGSPDKRLGDDPVGARDAMIDGALAAGWKRAVELAGPDPADWRWGDLHRVTIAHPLASSNPAIAAAFPKIEGGRSGGDWNTPMARGFNAKRGFDVSHGASYLFVADVGAWDNSRFLLLPGQSADPRSPRYRDFYPKWIAGEMQPLWFSKAAVERHAAARLILTPAAKAPRR